Sequence from the Fictibacillus arsenicus genome:
ATTACTCACATGAAAATCTTGAAGGGATTTTCACGTATGATGCTACAGCTGATTGGGACTCCAGCAATGACGCACTATATACAGGGAATTCTGCGTCCTTCATAAGTGACTATGACCGAGCTGCCGTTGATGCTCATTATAATTCTGAGAAGGTTTATGAGTATTATCTAAACGAACATGGCCGTAATTCTCTAGATGGAGAAGGGATGGCTATTAATTCTTATGTACACATGGGTGTCGATTACAATAATGCATTCTGGAATGGACGTTATATGGCATATGGGGATGGCGACGGTGAGTTTTTCATCCCATTATCAGCCGGTCTTGACGTTGCAGCCCATGAAATGACTCATGGTGTGATCTCTCATACTGCTAACCTGGCATACCGGAATCAATCTGGAGCACTGAACGAATCATTCGCTGACGTTTTTGGTGCACTCGTTGACGACAGTGATTGGGAAATGGGCGAGGACATTATGGCGCCAGCTGCAAAAGCTGATGGTGTAACAAGACTGCGCAGTTTAAGTGATCCAAACAGCGTTGTCGTAAGTAACCCGCAAAGAGCAGCTTACGGCAGCGGAGTCTATCCAGCTCATATGGATGAATTTTATAACATGCCGCTTAATGTAGATAATGGCGGTGTGCATGTTAACTCTTCCATTACAAACCATGCAGCATACTTGATTGGCCAAGAGCTTGGAAGAGAAAAATTAGGGAAGATCTATTATCGTGCTTTATCTGTTTATTTAACTTCAAATTCCAATTTTAGCGACGCTCGCCAGGCTCTCGTTCAGTCAGCAAGCGACCTTTATGGGGAAGGAAGTGCGGAAGAGACTGCTGTTAACGCAGGATTTGATGCGGTGGGAATTTACTAGAAACATTTAAAACTAATAATTCTATTCTTACTGAAGCACCTCAGGAGAACTCCTTGAGGTGTTTTTAAAATATTCAAATAATTACAACTTTTATAAATAAATTGTAATCTATCAAAATACCCACTATAATACTATTTATTAGGAAGACAGTTGTATTTTTCAGGTGGAATATATTAGGCGTACATTCATTTATTGCGCCCTTGTAAAAGACTTTATTTTATTGCAGGTTTTTGAGAATAAACAGCTTTACAATTCTAACTTAGATTGGTGATGACATCTATGAAAAGTATACTGAAAAAGTGGAATCAGTTGAGTCTTGTTAAACAGATCATTATAGGTTTGATTGTTGGTATTATCCTAGCAGTAATGATTCCGCAAGCAGCAAAACCTGTTGTTATTTTTGGCTCTTTATTTGTAGGTGCATTGAAAGCTATTGCACCTGTGTTGGTATTATTCCTGGTTATGTCGGCTATCGCTCAACACAAGACAGGCCACCAAACGAACATGAAATCCATTATCTTTTTATACCTTTTAGGAACATTTTTGGCAGGATTAACAGCCGTTCTTGCAAGTTTTCTTTTTCCTGTAGGTTTAACACTTGGAAAGGGAGCAGAAGGTGTAACGCCTCCTGGAGGTGTTGTCGAGGTCCTCAAAACGTTGTTGATGAACGTTGTTGATAATCCTGTTAACGCCCTTGTTAATGCTAACTATATTGGTATTTTGGCGTGGGCAGTATTACTGGGTCTGGCATTAAGAAAGGCACAGGATACGACTAAAACAATGATCTCCAATGTTTCAGACGCTGTTTCTAAAATCGTTACTTGGGTGATTAAGTTCGCTCCGTTAGGAATCATGGGCTTAGTATTTGAATCCATTACGGCAAACGGTATAGATTCATTATTGAGTTATGGGAAGTTGCTAGCTGTATTGATCGGTTGCATGGTTTTCGTAGCGCTGATCGTGAATCCAGCCATCGTGTTCCTAACGA
This genomic interval carries:
- a CDS encoding M4 family metallopeptidase, which codes for MKKKLLAPVLLSSALLVGSIPVNVLAQPINSSEVSSVQASKEWNEKASVPFFVKERSAEKFSSSSSSNALNYLKKNQDKIGINNPDKNLKVKSVQKDELGMTHVRFTQAINGIPVEGSEVIAHFNKNNEVVSVNGRTNQTLAVEAVDTTASISSEAALQAALSSVNALNELTYDPTSELVVYPFEKKNHTAYKVNVNFMGEEPGNWFVFVDAKSGKVIDKFNGLMHADENKTQTGSGKGVHGEHRKLHITRVKEENSGTRFALADYSHENLEGIFTYDATADWDSSNDALYTGNSASFISDYDRAAVDAHYNSEKVYEYYLNEHGRNSLDGEGMAINSYVHMGVDYNNAFWNGRYMAYGDGDGEFFIPLSAGLDVAAHEMTHGVISHTANLAYRNQSGALNESFADVFGALVDDSDWEMGEDIMAPAAKADGVTRLRSLSDPNSVVVSNPQRAAYGSGVYPAHMDEFYNMPLNVDNGGVHVNSSITNHAAYLIGQELGREKLGKIYYRALSVYLTSNSNFSDARQALVQSASDLYGEGSAEETAVNAGFDAVGIY
- the sstT gene encoding serine/threonine transporter SstT — translated: MKSILKKWNQLSLVKQIIIGLIVGIILAVMIPQAAKPVVIFGSLFVGALKAIAPVLVLFLVMSAIAQHKTGHQTNMKSIIFLYLLGTFLAGLTAVLASFLFPVGLTLGKGAEGVTPPGGVVEVLKTLLMNVVDNPVNALVNANYIGILAWAVLLGLALRKAQDTTKTMISNVSDAVSKIVTWVIKFAPLGIMGLVFESITANGIDSLLSYGKLLAVLIGCMVFVALIVNPAIVFLTIKQNPYPLVFKCLKESGITAFFTRSSASNIPVNMKLCEKLGLNKDSYSVSIPLGATINMAGAAVTISVLTLAAVHTIGIEVDLPTAVLLSVLSAICACGASGVAGGSLLLIPLACSLFGIPGDVAMQVVGVGFIIGVLQDSFETALNSSTDVLFTAAAEYKEWRKEGKEINIQKAA